From Panicum hallii strain FIL2 chromosome 2, PHallii_v3.1, whole genome shotgun sequence, a single genomic window includes:
- the LOC112882539 gene encoding protein C2-DOMAIN ABA-RELATED 11 isoform X1, which translates to MEEAGRGTGCGLLKVVVARGRSLAVRDFTSSDPYVIVRVADTTAKTKVINSCLNPVWNEEMTFSMKEPVGVIKFEVFDWDRFKYDDKMGHAFLDLQPVAAATKLRRALRLTAGETKLRKVAPDVDNCLLSDSFVMYSNGEVVLDAWLRLRDVESGELFITVKWIEAENTK; encoded by the exons ATGGAGGAAGCGGGGAGGGGTACTGGCTGCGGCTTGCTCAAGGTCGTTGTGGCGCGCGGCCGCAGCCTCGCCGTCAGGGACTTCACCTCCAGCGACCCGTACGTCATCGTCCGCGTCGCCGACACG ACTGCAAAGACAAAAGTCATCAACAGTTGCCTAAATCCAGTTTGGAATGAAGAGATGACATTCTCCATGAAAGAACCAGTAGGAGTCATCAAATTT GAGGTGTTTGACTGGGACCGGTTCAAGTATGATGACAAGATGGGGCACGCCTTCCTGGACCTGCAGCCTGTGGCAGCAGCGACGAAGCTGCGGCGAGCGCTGCGGCTCACGGCAGGAGAAACCAAGCTCCGGAAGGTAGCCCCCGATGTCGACAACTGCCTGCTGTCTGACAGCTTCGTGATGTACTCCAACGGGGAGGTCGTGCTAGACGCCTGGCTGCGACTGCGTGACGTCGAGTCTGGCGAGCTGTTCATCACAGTTAAGTGGATCGAAGCTGAAAACACAAAATGA
- the LOC112882539 gene encoding protein C2-DOMAIN ABA-RELATED 11 isoform X2: MEEAGRGTGCGLLKVVVARGRSLAVRDFTSSDPYVIVRVADTEVFDWDRFKYDDKMGHAFLDLQPVAAATKLRRALRLTAGETKLRKVAPDVDNCLLSDSFVMYSNGEVVLDAWLRLRDVESGELFITVKWIEAENTK; this comes from the exons ATGGAGGAAGCGGGGAGGGGTACTGGCTGCGGCTTGCTCAAGGTCGTTGTGGCGCGCGGCCGCAGCCTCGCCGTCAGGGACTTCACCTCCAGCGACCCGTACGTCATCGTCCGCGTCGCCGACACG GAGGTGTTTGACTGGGACCGGTTCAAGTATGATGACAAGATGGGGCACGCCTTCCTGGACCTGCAGCCTGTGGCAGCAGCGACGAAGCTGCGGCGAGCGCTGCGGCTCACGGCAGGAGAAACCAAGCTCCGGAAGGTAGCCCCCGATGTCGACAACTGCCTGCTGTCTGACAGCTTCGTGATGTACTCCAACGGGGAGGTCGTGCTAGACGCCTGGCTGCGACTGCGTGACGTCGAGTCTGGCGAGCTGTTCATCACAGTTAAGTGGATCGAAGCTGAAAACACAAAATGA